One region of Monomorium pharaonis isolate MP-MQ-018 chromosome 11, ASM1337386v2, whole genome shotgun sequence genomic DNA includes:
- the LOC105828154 gene encoding ubiquinone biosynthesis O-methyltransferase isoform X2: MQLCLKTNMITLNIGHFYGSWKILERRLLKNIINVNKITRSKSTKNPNKVDFSKWKDSWWDEDNPKHLLHLYNPLRVKFIKDGLANAGFKMQNSNFPLEGIKIMDVGCGGGILTESLAKLGAQVTGIDPSAELIDVAKEHVKLNSNISQRINYLQTTAEDFVQKERETYDAVITCEVLQYVPDPQLFLKECAKMVKPGKSIFVMTINKTFTSWLSAIVACEYIFGRIPRGTFDWNKFVPSHEVQRTLENYGFEVKSIVGVSFNPLTKRFSWSTNTLTLYGLHAIKQKEL, encoded by the exons atgcaattgtgtttaaaaacaaacatgaTAACTTTAAATATCGGACATTTTTATGGATCATGGAAAATTCTTGAAAGAAG attattaaaaaatatcataaatgtcAACAAAATTACCAGATcaaaatcaacaaaaaatcCTAACAAAGTTGATTTTTCTAAATGGAAAGATTCTTGGTGGGACGAGGACAATCCGAAACATCTACTTCACTTATATAATCCGCTtagagtaaaatttataaaggatGGATTGGCAAACGCTGGATTTAAAATGCAGAATTCAAATTTTCCGTTGGAAGGAATCAAGATTATGGATGTTGGCTGTGGAGGAGGCATATTGACCGAGAGTTTGGCTAAACTAGGAGCACAAGTAACTGGAATAGACCCATCGGCAGAATTAATAGATGTTGCCAAAGAGcatgtaaaattgaattccAATATATcacaaagaataaattatcttcAGACAACCGCAGAAGATTTTGTTCAAAAGGAGCGAGAAACATATGATGCTGTTATAACTTGTGAGGTTTTGCAATATGTACCGGATCCACAACTATTTTTAAAG GAATGTGCGAAAATGGTAAAACCTGGGAAATCGATCTTTGTaatgacaataaataaaacttttacatcTTGGCTGTCTGCTATTGTAGCATGTGAATACATTTTTGGACGTATACCTCGTGGTACTTTTGATTGGAATAAATTTGTGCCTTCACACGAAGTTCAACGTACATTAGAGAATT atgGTTTTGAAGTAAAATCGATTGTTGGCGTAAGTTTTAATCCACTGACAAAACGATTTTCTTGGTCAACAAATACACTTACATTGTATGGGCTTCACGCTATCAAACAGAAAGAACTATAG
- the LOC105828154 gene encoding ubiquinone biosynthesis O-methyltransferase isoform X1 — translation MSMVQSAAISVDGVMAISYVPFTPQLVPTNESFSGSVHAAGPECRVFQRCNLFFKLYMQLCLKTNMITLNIGHFYGSWKILERRLLKNIINVNKITRSKSTKNPNKVDFSKWKDSWWDEDNPKHLLHLYNPLRVKFIKDGLANAGFKMQNSNFPLEGIKIMDVGCGGGILTESLAKLGAQVTGIDPSAELIDVAKEHVKLNSNISQRINYLQTTAEDFVQKERETYDAVITCEVLQYVPDPQLFLKECAKMVKPGKSIFVMTINKTFTSWLSAIVACEYIFGRIPRGTFDWNKFVPSHEVQRTLENYGFEVKSIVGVSFNPLTKRFSWSTNTLTLYGLHAIKQKEL, via the exons ATGTCTATGGTTCAATCAGCCGCTATATCGGTTGATGGCGTCATGGCTATTTCCTACGTCCCCTTCACCCCGCAACTGGTGCCTACGAACGAATCATTTTCGGGCAGTGTACACGCGGCTGGTCCCGAGTGTCGAGTATTTCA acgttgcaatttattttttaaactgtacatgcaattgtgtttaaaaacaaacatgaTAACTTTAAATATCGGACATTTTTATGGATCATGGAAAATTCTTGAAAGAAG attattaaaaaatatcataaatgtcAACAAAATTACCAGATcaaaatcaacaaaaaatcCTAACAAAGTTGATTTTTCTAAATGGAAAGATTCTTGGTGGGACGAGGACAATCCGAAACATCTACTTCACTTATATAATCCGCTtagagtaaaatttataaaggatGGATTGGCAAACGCTGGATTTAAAATGCAGAATTCAAATTTTCCGTTGGAAGGAATCAAGATTATGGATGTTGGCTGTGGAGGAGGCATATTGACCGAGAGTTTGGCTAAACTAGGAGCACAAGTAACTGGAATAGACCCATCGGCAGAATTAATAGATGTTGCCAAAGAGcatgtaaaattgaattccAATATATcacaaagaataaattatcttcAGACAACCGCAGAAGATTTTGTTCAAAAGGAGCGAGAAACATATGATGCTGTTATAACTTGTGAGGTTTTGCAATATGTACCGGATCCACAACTATTTTTAAAG GAATGTGCGAAAATGGTAAAACCTGGGAAATCGATCTTTGTaatgacaataaataaaacttttacatcTTGGCTGTCTGCTATTGTAGCATGTGAATACATTTTTGGACGTATACCTCGTGGTACTTTTGATTGGAATAAATTTGTGCCTTCACACGAAGTTCAACGTACATTAGAGAATT atgGTTTTGAAGTAAAATCGATTGTTGGCGTAAGTTTTAATCCACTGACAAAACGATTTTCTTGGTCAACAAATACACTTACATTGTATGGGCTTCACGCTATCAAACAGAAAGAACTATAG
- the LOC105828156 gene encoding ubiquinone biosynthesis O-methyltransferase, mitochondrial, protein MYDSNLPLKEIKILDVGCGGGILTESLAKLGAQITGIDPSAELINVAKEHVKLNPNISQRINYLQTTMEDYVQKERETYDAVVTCEVLQYVTDPQLFLKECARMVKPGKSIFVMTINKTFISWLSIVMLFEYVFERVPRGTFDWNKFVSPQEVQRILENYGFEVKSIAGVNVNPLTKRFSWSKNTFTFYELHAIKQKETGL, encoded by the exons ATGTACGACTCAAATCTTCctttgaaagaaataaaaattcttgacGTTGGCTGTGGCGGAGGTATATTGACCGAGAGTTTAGCTAAACTAGGCGCACAAATAACTGGAATAGACCCATCAGCGGAATTAATAAATGTCGCTAAAGAGCATGTAAAATTGAATCCCAATATATCACAAAGAATCAATTATCTTCAGACAACCATGGAAGATTATGTTCAAAAGGAGCGAGAAACATATGATGCTGTTGTAACTTGTGAGGTTTTGCAATATGTAACAGATCCACAACTATTTTTAAAG GAATGTGCGAGAATGGTAAAACCTGGGAAATCAATCTTTGTGATGACaataaacaaaacttttatatctTGGCTGTCTATTGTTATGTTATTTGAATACGTTTTCGAACGTGTACCTCGCGGTACTTTTGATTGGAATAAATTTGTGTCTCCACAAGAAGTTCAACGTATATTAGAGAATT atgGTTTTGAAGTGAAATCGATTGCTGGCGTAAATGTTAATCCACTGACAAAACGCTTTTCTTGgtcaaaaaatacatttacattttatgaacTTCATGCTATCAAACAGAAAGAAACTGGACTATAG